CGGGCCCTCGACCGGGTGTCCTGGCCGGACCTGGCCCTGGCCGCGCTGTCGCTCGCCTGCGTGGGATACCTCTTCGTCAACTACCAGTACGTGGTGAACCGGTTCCCGACCGCGCACCCCCTGTTCCCGGCCGACAAGCTCGTCGGCGGGCTGGCGATCCTGCTGGTGCTGGAGGCAACCCGCCGGACCATCGGGGCCTCGCTGCCGATCGTGGCGGCCTGCTTCCTGGCCTACGGGCTCGCCGGTCCGTGGCTTCCCGGGGTGCTCTACCACCGGGGCCTGACCCTCGAGATCACCATCGACCAGACCTTCTACACCACCGAGGGCATCTTCGGTGTTCCCCTGGGCGTGGCCGGCACCTACGTGATCCTGTTCATCATCTTCGGCGCCTTCCTCGAGAAGTCGGGCGCTGGTCAGTTCTTCATGAATTTCGCCAACGCCATCGCCGGCGGGGCGCGGGGTGGTCCCGGCAAGGTCTCGGTGGTCTCCTCGAGCCTCTTCGGCACCATCTCCGGCTCGGCGGTGGCGAACGTGATGGTGGACGGCTGGCTCACCATCCCGATGATGAAGAAGACCGGCTTCAAGCCGGAGGCGGCCGCGGCCATCGAGGCGGTGGCCTCCACCGGCGGCCAGATCATGCCGCCCATCATGGGCGCGGCCGCCTTCGTGATGGCCGAGTTCCTGGGAGTCTCCTACACCAAGGTGATGATCGCGGCGGCCATTCCCGCCCTCTTCTACTACGGGGCCCTGTTCGCGGCCATCCACCTCAACGCGGTTCGCATGGGGCTGTCCGGCATCCCCAAGGCCGAGCTGCCGGTGCTGGGACAGATCATCTGGCGGCAGGGGCATCTCTTCCTGCCGGTGATCTTCCTGCTGGCCCTGCTCCTCCAGGGCTTCACCCCGACCTACGCGGCCATCGTGGTGTCCGCGCTGGTGATCCCGCTCTCCTGGCTGCGCCGTGAGACGCGTCTCGCCCCACGTGCGTGCGTGGAGGCGCTCCGAGAGGGGGCCGTGCATACCGTGCCGGTGGCGATGGCCTGCGCGTCGGCCGGCATCGTCATCGGCATCGTGCTGCAGACCGGCCTCGCCCTGCGCTTCACCAGCTTCCTGCTCGACGTGGCCGCGGGCCACCTGCTGGTGGCCCTGATGGTGACCATGCTGGCCGGCATCGTGCTCGGCATGGGCATGCCCACCACGCCCGCCTACATCATGCAGGCCGCCCTGCTGATCCCCGCCATCATCAAGCTCGGGGTCACCCCCATGGCGGCCCACATGTTCGCCTTCTACTTCTCGTGCCTGTCTGCGGTGACGCCCCCGGTGGCGCTGGCGGTGTACGCGGCGGCCTCGATCGGCGGGGCGGGGCTGTGGGGCGCGGGGCTGCAGGCCATGAAGTTCGCCGCCGCCGGTTTCATCGTGCCCTACTTCTTCGTCTACTCGCCGGCCCTGCTGTTCGACGGAGCCTGGAGCGAGA
This Candidatus Methylomirabilota bacterium DNA region includes the following protein-coding sequences:
- a CDS encoding TRAP transporter permease; the protein is MRRLGGYPGLLLGVVAVAMSVYHVYARLTWYAPDQQALLYITLAFSLVLSFLLFPVRKGRALDRVSWPDLALAALSLACVGYLFVNYQYVVNRFPTAHPLFPADKLVGGLAILLVLEATRRTIGASLPIVAACFLAYGLAGPWLPGVLYHRGLTLEITIDQTFYTTEGIFGVPLGVAGTYVILFIIFGAFLEKSGAGQFFMNFANAIAGGARGGPGKVSVVSSSLFGTISGSAVANVMVDGWLTIPMMKKTGFKPEAAAAIEAVASTGGQIMPPIMGAAAFVMAEFLGVSYTKVMIAAAIPALFYYGALFAAIHLNAVRMGLSGIPKAELPVLGQIIWRQGHLFLPVIFLLALLLQGFTPTYAAIVVSALVIPLSWLRRETRLAPRACVEALREGAVHTVPVAMACASAGIVIGIVLQTGLALRFTSFLLDVAAGHLLVALMVTMLAGIVLGMGMPTTPAYIMQAALLIPAIIKLGVTPMAAHMFAFYFSCLSAVTPPVALAVYAAASIGGAGLWGAGLQAMKFAAAGFIVPYFFVYSPALLFDGAWSEISRVVVTGIIGVVALAAGLEGQLLRRATWLERGLFVVAAFMLIDPGALTDAVGLVVLAVGLLLQWLRPAVAGAPGAVPEGVPRP